A window of Pedobacter lusitanus contains these coding sequences:
- a CDS encoding alpha/beta hydrolase: MSPSLFHKLKNYKLIPVFLFFTLTGFENISAQEIKPSAPVHQTTFTYSVKDKQELKMDIYSNLDLHSVQPCVIFVFGGGFIQGTRDSKTYTEYFNRLAANHYKVISIDYRLGLKGVKKLSAFNTKPLRSAIDTAVTDLYNATAYLLKNSKTLGIDPSKIIISGSSAGAITVLQADWEKRNHTSLSFQLPADFQYAGVISFAGAILSYKGAPSYPVAPAPTLFFHGTEDKLVIYNKRRFFNKGFFGSNYLAKRFNEKKYPYYYMRVEGMGHEIAGLPMHRNLNEILWFIDTYILQKKQYLMTVDFNDPQDKRTMMLTPADLYK; the protein is encoded by the coding sequence ATGAGCCCTTCCCTTTTTCACAAGCTTAAAAACTATAAACTGATACCTGTCTTTTTATTTTTCACCTTAACGGGTTTCGAAAACATTTCTGCACAGGAAATCAAACCCTCAGCTCCGGTTCATCAAACAACTTTCACCTACAGTGTCAAAGATAAACAGGAGTTAAAAATGGATATTTACAGTAACCTGGATCTGCATTCGGTCCAACCCTGTGTCATATTCGTTTTCGGAGGAGGTTTTATACAAGGTACAAGAGACAGCAAAACTTATACAGAGTATTTCAACAGGCTGGCTGCAAATCATTATAAAGTTATCTCCATTGATTACCGTCTTGGCCTGAAAGGCGTAAAAAAACTTTCCGCTTTCAATACCAAACCCTTAAGAAGTGCAATTGATACCGCAGTTACTGATCTGTATAATGCGACTGCCTATCTGCTTAAAAATTCAAAGACCCTGGGTATTGATCCGTCAAAGATCATCATCTCAGGTTCCAGTGCCGGCGCAATCACGGTATTGCAGGCAGACTGGGAAAAGCGGAATCATACCAGTTTAAGTTTCCAGCTTCCTGCAGATTTTCAGTATGCCGGAGTGATCTCTTTTGCCGGTGCCATTTTAAGTTATAAAGGCGCTCCTTCCTATCCGGTTGCCCCTGCACCAACTCTGTTCTTTCATGGAACGGAAGACAAATTGGTTATCTACAATAAACGCCGCTTTTTTAACAAGGGATTTTTCGGCTCCAATTATCTGGCTAAAAGATTCAACGAAAAAAAATATCCCTATTACTACATGCGGGTAGAAGGCATGGGACATGAAATTGCCGGCTTACCCATGCACAGAAATCTCAATGAAATACTCTGGTTTATAGACACCTATATCCTGCAGAAGAAACAGTATCTGATGACTGTGGACTTCAATGATCCGCAAGATAAACGGACAATGATGCTCACTCCTGCTGATCTTTACAAATAA
- a CDS encoding energy transducer TonB, translating into MLRFNLLLFCLLCLFLKTSAQRQNTYFLKDDGRYVNQADSADYIRHVIEPARGSDLYRIKEYYPDGTRKSEGLSSKINPPLYEGVLTTFFPNGNIKGVSTYLKGQPIDTTTCYYPDGKLYSIQVYKAVAKPVKGLPRQEHEVEILTVKDTAGKDRVRNGNGDYIGYDSDFKEITETGKIKNGKQDGIWTGKIKDNFSRYTEIYADGKLISGESTDEKNISYKYTESRRQPAFKGGINKFYNYLTGHTRYPPSCSKYGIQGVAIVRFVVEKDGTLTDIKVLNTIHPDLAAEAIRVMSHSPKWEPGIWKGKAVRVSYNVPLSFNL; encoded by the coding sequence ATGCTCAGATTCAATTTACTGCTCTTCTGTCTGCTTTGCCTTTTTCTAAAGACATCTGCGCAGCGCCAAAACACTTATTTCCTTAAAGACGATGGTCGTTATGTTAATCAGGCTGACAGTGCGGATTATATCCGTCATGTGATAGAGCCTGCCCGGGGAAGTGATTTATATCGTATAAAGGAATATTACCCCGATGGCACAAGAAAAAGCGAAGGGCTGTCCAGTAAGATAAACCCGCCTCTTTATGAAGGTGTACTCACTACATTTTTCCCGAATGGGAATATAAAAGGGGTTTCAACCTATCTTAAAGGTCAGCCTATAGATACAACTACCTGTTATTATCCTGACGGCAAACTCTATAGCATACAGGTATATAAAGCAGTTGCCAAACCAGTCAAAGGACTGCCCCGGCAGGAACATGAAGTTGAAATACTCACAGTCAAAGATACTGCCGGTAAAGACAGAGTCAGAAATGGTAACGGAGATTATATCGGATATGACAGTGACTTTAAAGAAATTACAGAAACAGGAAAAATAAAAAACGGTAAACAGGACGGTATCTGGACTGGTAAAATTAAAGACAATTTTTCCAGGTATACTGAAATCTATGCCGACGGAAAATTAATCTCCGGAGAAAGTACGGATGAAAAGAATATCAGTTATAAATACACGGAATCCAGGAGACAGCCGGCCTTTAAAGGTGGTATAAACAAATTCTATAATTATCTGACCGGTCATACCAGATATCCTCCCAGCTGTTCTAAGTACGGGATACAGGGTGTTGCAATTGTGAGATTTGTAGTTGAAAAAGACGGGACCTTAACTGATATAAAAGTGCTGAATACCATCCATCCTGACCTGGCAGCAGAAGCAATCAGGGTGATGAGTCACTCCCCTAAATGGGAACCTGGTATATGGAAAGGTAAAGCAGTAAGAGTCAGCTATAATGTTCCGTTATCATTTAACCTTTAA